The following coding sequences lie in one Arabidopsis thaliana chromosome 3, partial sequence genomic window:
- the UNE6 gene encoding LUC7 related protein, whose product MLTEINVGVEHKLLIYRDLYAINLIYQNLITSECHCSYHCVVFRSKNPKSLFAERTRKERERERERERERERERERTTMDAIRKQLDVLMGANRNGDVQEVNRKYYDRDVCRLYLSGLCPHDLFQLTKMDMGPCPKVHSLQLRKEYREARAKGVDNYDRELEDAIDRLIVECDRKIGRALKRLQEEDAKAAIAISVSEVTQSPEILELSEKIKEKMKEADIHDLEGKMDLKIRALELVEEMRTKRADQQAVLLLEAFNKDRASLPQPVPAQPPSSELPPPDPRTQEMINEKLKKAEDLGEQGMVDEAQKALEEAEALKKLTVRREPPADSTKYTAVDVRITDQKLRLCDICGAFLSVYDSDRRLADHFGGKLHLGYMLVRDKLTELLDEKANIRKERSKERNSKERESSKDREKEQETSREHRRDYDRRSRDRDRHHDRDREQDRDYDRSHSRSRRRSRSRSRSRDRPRDYDRHRRHNRY is encoded by the exons ATGTTGACAGAAATAAATGTAGGAGTAGaacataaattattaatatatagggACCTGTATGCAATTAATCTTATATACCAAAATCTTATTACATCCGAATGCCATTGTTCCTATCATTGTGTTGTCTTTCGATCAAAAAACCCCAAATCTCTGTTTGCAGAGAGGacgaggaaagagagagagagagagagagagagagagagagagagagagagagagagagagagaacgaCTATGGACGCTATAAGGAAGCAGCTTGATGTGCTCATGGGAGCTAACCGAAACGGCGACGTTCAGGAGGTGAATCGCAAATACTACGACCGTGATGTGTGTCGTCTTTACTTGTCTGGTCTCTGCCCTCACGATCTCTTCCAATTGACG AAAATGGATATGGGACCATGCCCAAAGGTGCACTCTTTGCAGCTTCGGAAAGA ATACCGAGAAGCAAGGGCAAAAGGTGTTGATAACTACGACAGGGAATTGGAAGATGCCATAGACAGGCTTATCGTTGAGTGTGATAGGAAGATTGGTAGGGCCCTTAAGCGTCTTCAAGAAGAGGACGCCAAAGCTGCCATTGCCATTTCTGTCTCTGAAGTCACTCAG TCGCCTGAAATTCTCGAGTTATCggagaaaatcaaagagaagatgaaggaagCAGATATCCAcg ATCTTGAAGGCAAAATGGATCTTAAGATTAGAGCTCTTGAGTTAGTCGAAGAGATGAGGACCAAGAGAGCTGACCAACAG GCGGTGTTGCTGTTGGAAGCCTTCAACAAAGATAGAGCATCCTTGCCACAGCCCGTTCCAGCTCAACCACCATCTTCCGAATTACCTCCACCGGATCCTCGCACTCAAGAAATGATAAATGAGAAACTGAAGAAGGCAGAAGATCTTG gtGAACAAGGAATGGTTGATGAAGCCCAGAAAGCCCTGGAAGAGGCTGAAGCTCTTAAGAAG CTTACAGTTAGACGAGAACCTCCAGCAGATTCAACGAAGTACACCGCTGTTGATGTGCGCATC ACAGACCAAAAGTTGCGTCTATGTGACATATGTGGAGCATTCTTGAGCGTCTATGACAG TGATCGCCGTTTAGCTGATCATTTTGGGGGGAAGCTTCATCTAGGATACATGCTAGTCCGGGACAAATTAACAGAGCTTCTG GATGAGAAGGCCAATATACGCAAGGAAAG ATCAAAGGAACGGAACAGTAAGGAGAGAGAATCAAGTAAAGACcgagagaaagaacaagaaactaGTCGTGAACATCGAAGAGATTATGATCGCAGGAGTAGAGATCGAGATAGGCACCATGACCGTGATCGTGAACAAGACAGAGACTATGATCGGTCACACTCAAGAAGCAGACGTAGGTCACGCTCACGGTCCAGGTCAAGAGATAGACCAAGGGACTATGATCGCCACAG GCGTCACAACCGCTACTAG
- the UNE6 gene encoding LUC7 related protein (unfertilized embryo sac 6 (UNE6); CONTAINS InterPro DOMAIN/s: LUC7 related (InterPro:IPR004882); BEST Arabidopsis thaliana protein match is: LUC7 related protein (TAIR:AT5G17440.1); Has 25128 Blast hits to 10547 proteins in 429 species: Archae - 23; Bacteria - 333; Metazoa - 14905; Fungi - 3154; Plants - 2060; Viruses - 86; Other Eukaryotes - 4567 (source: NCBI BLink).) has product MDAIRKQLDVLMGANRNGDVQEVNRKYYDRDVCRLYLSGLCPHDLFQLTKMDMGPCPKVHSLQLRKEYREARAKGVDNYDRELEDAIDRLIVECDRKIGRALKRLQEEDAKAAIAISVSEVTQSPEILELSEKIKEKMKEADIHDLEGKMDLKIRALELVEEMRTKRADQQAVLLLEAFNKDRASLPQPVPAQPPSSELPPPDPRTQEMINEKLKKAEDLGEQGMVDEAQKALEEAEALKKLTVRREPPADSTKYTAVDVRITDQKLRLCDICGAFLSVYDSDRRLADHFGGKLHLGYMLVRDKLTELLDEKANIRKERSKERNSKERESSKDREKEQETSREHRRDYDRRSRDRDRHHDRDREQDRDYDRSHSRSRRRSRSRSRSRDRPRDYDRHRRHNRY; this is encoded by the exons ATGGACGCTATAAGGAAGCAGCTTGATGTGCTCATGGGAGCTAACCGAAACGGCGACGTTCAGGAGGTGAATCGCAAATACTACGACCGTGATGTGTGTCGTCTTTACTTGTCTGGTCTCTGCCCTCACGATCTCTTCCAATTGACG AAAATGGATATGGGACCATGCCCAAAGGTGCACTCTTTGCAGCTTCGGAAAGA ATACCGAGAAGCAAGGGCAAAAGGTGTTGATAACTACGACAGGGAATTGGAAGATGCCATAGACAGGCTTATCGTTGAGTGTGATAGGAAGATTGGTAGGGCCCTTAAGCGTCTTCAAGAAGAGGACGCCAAAGCTGCCATTGCCATTTCTGTCTCTGAAGTCACTCAG TCGCCTGAAATTCTCGAGTTATCggagaaaatcaaagagaagatgaaggaagCAGATATCCAcg ATCTTGAAGGCAAAATGGATCTTAAGATTAGAGCTCTTGAGTTAGTCGAAGAGATGAGGACCAAGAGAGCTGACCAACAG GCGGTGTTGCTGTTGGAAGCCTTCAACAAAGATAGAGCATCCTTGCCACAGCCCGTTCCAGCTCAACCACCATCTTCCGAATTACCTCCACCGGATCCTCGCACTCAAGAAATGATAAATGAGAAACTGAAGAAGGCAGAAGATCTTG gtGAACAAGGAATGGTTGATGAAGCCCAGAAAGCCCTGGAAGAGGCTGAAGCTCTTAAGAAG CTTACAGTTAGACGAGAACCTCCAGCAGATTCAACGAAGTACACCGCTGTTGATGTGCGCATC ACAGACCAAAAGTTGCGTCTATGTGACATATGTGGAGCATTCTTGAGCGTCTATGACAG TGATCGCCGTTTAGCTGATCATTTTGGGGGGAAGCTTCATCTAGGATACATGCTAGTCCGGGACAAATTAACAGAGCTTCTG GATGAGAAGGCCAATATACGCAAGGAAAG ATCAAAGGAACGGAACAGTAAGGAGAGAGAATCAAGTAAAGACcgagagaaagaacaagaaactaGTCGTGAACATCGAAGAGATTATGATCGCAGGAGTAGAGATCGAGATAGGCACCATGACCGTGATCGTGAACAAGACAGAGACTATGATCGGTCACACTCAAGAAGCAGACGTAGGTCACGCTCACGGTCCAGGTCAAGAGATAGACCAAGGGACTATGATCGCCACAG GCGTCACAACCGCTACTAG
- the UNE6 gene encoding LUC7 related protein — MDAIRKQLDVLMGANRNGDVQEVNRKYYDRDVCRLYLSGLCPHDLFQLTKMDMGPCPKVHSLQLRKEYREARAKGVDNYDRELEDAIDRLIVECDRKIGRALKRLQEEDAKAAIAISVSEVTQSPEILELSEKIKEKMKEADIHDLEGKMDLKIRALELVEEMRTKRADQQAVLLLEAFNKDRASLPQPVPAQPPSSELPPPDPRTQEMINEKLKKAEDLGEQGMVDEAQKALEEAEALKKLTVRREPPADSTKYTAVDVRITDQKLRLCDICGAFLSVYDSDRRLADHFGGKLHLGYMLVRDKLTELLDEKANIRKERLGFSSSFLFHCFITVLI, encoded by the exons ATGGACGCTATAAGGAAGCAGCTTGATGTGCTCATGGGAGCTAACCGAAACGGCGACGTTCAGGAGGTGAATCGCAAATACTACGACCGTGATGTGTGTCGTCTTTACTTGTCTGGTCTCTGCCCTCACGATCTCTTCCAATTGACG AAAATGGATATGGGACCATGCCCAAAGGTGCACTCTTTGCAGCTTCGGAAAGA ATACCGAGAAGCAAGGGCAAAAGGTGTTGATAACTACGACAGGGAATTGGAAGATGCCATAGACAGGCTTATCGTTGAGTGTGATAGGAAGATTGGTAGGGCCCTTAAGCGTCTTCAAGAAGAGGACGCCAAAGCTGCCATTGCCATTTCTGTCTCTGAAGTCACTCAG TCGCCTGAAATTCTCGAGTTATCggagaaaatcaaagagaagatgaaggaagCAGATATCCAcg ATCTTGAAGGCAAAATGGATCTTAAGATTAGAGCTCTTGAGTTAGTCGAAGAGATGAGGACCAAGAGAGCTGACCAACAG GCGGTGTTGCTGTTGGAAGCCTTCAACAAAGATAGAGCATCCTTGCCACAGCCCGTTCCAGCTCAACCACCATCTTCCGAATTACCTCCACCGGATCCTCGCACTCAAGAAATGATAAATGAGAAACTGAAGAAGGCAGAAGATCTTG gtGAACAAGGAATGGTTGATGAAGCCCAGAAAGCCCTGGAAGAGGCTGAAGCTCTTAAGAAG CTTACAGTTAGACGAGAACCTCCAGCAGATTCAACGAAGTACACCGCTGTTGATGTGCGCATC ACAGACCAAAAGTTGCGTCTATGTGACATATGTGGAGCATTCTTGAGCGTCTATGACAG TGATCGCCGTTTAGCTGATCATTTTGGGGGGAAGCTTCATCTAGGATACATGCTAGTCCGGGACAAATTAACAGAGCTTCTG GATGAGAAGGCCAATATACGCAAGGAAAGGTTAGGTTTTAGTTCTAGCTtcttgtttcattgttttattaCGGTGTTGATTTGA
- a CDS encoding cold-regulated protein (unknown protein; Has 30201 Blast hits to 17322 proteins in 780 species: Archae - 12; Bacteria - 1396; Metazoa - 17338; Fungi - 3422; Plants - 5037; Viruses - 0; Other Eukaryotes - 2996 (source: NCBI BLink).): MIPICVQCGTGGNPCRCKVVGPTLGLVAFVAAGIVEWPVGALVYIFKHAKGRRIMGHPATHVYPKVSRSIPI, translated from the coding sequence ATGATTCCGATATGCGTGCAGTGCGGAACGGGCGGAAACCCTTGTAGATGCAAAGTGGTAGGACCGACGTTAGGGCTTGTGGCGTTTGTAGCAGCCGGAATAGTTGAATGGCCGGTCGGAGCATTGGTTTATATCTTTAAGCACGCCAAAGGTCGCCGCATTATGGGTCATCCGGCCACCCATGTTTATCCCAAGGTCTCTCGTTCCATTCCCATATGA